In a single window of the Thermoplasmatales archaeon genome:
- a CDS encoding Lrp/AsnC family transcriptional regulator codes for MDEIDWSIVNILKENSRTTNSNIGRKLNISEGTVRKRIKNMLKSGVIKKFTVVVKNNGIEGMVLLTLDSKKAKHVNDIITKKFDEVYEFSGKYDVALQVNCSSLVELNNIVDELRSIDGVRETNTLVRLH; via the coding sequence GTGGACGAAATAGACTGGTCTATTGTAAATATTCTGAAAGAGAACTCAAGAACAACAAACTCTAACATCGGCAGGAAACTCAATATTTCTGAGGGAACAGTGCGAAAAAGAATCAAAAATATGCTTAAGTCAGGCGTTATTAAGAAATTTACAGTTGTCGTTAAAAATAATGGAATTGAGGGTATGGTATTGCTCACCTTAGACTCAAAGAAAGCTAAACACGTTAATGATATAATTACCAAAAAATTTGATGAAGTTTACGAATTCTCGGGTAAATACGACGTAGCTCTTCAGGTGAACTGCAGTTCTCTGGTCGAACTTAATAACATAGTAGATGAACTCCGTTCAATCGATGGTGTGAGGGAGACGAACACATTGGTACGGCTTCATTAA
- the albA gene encoding DNA-binding protein Alba has product MADENIIYVGKKPTMNYVLAVVTQFNNEANRITIKARGKAISKAVDIAEITKRKFLQTLTYEKITLNTETLEGERGTSNVSSIEITLAK; this is encoded by the coding sequence ATGGCTGACGAAAACATAATCTACGTGGGTAAAAAACCAACAATGAATTACGTGCTTGCCGTTGTGACGCAGTTCAATAACGAAGCGAATAGAATTACAATAAAGGCCAGAGGAAAAGCGATCAGTAAGGCAGTAGATATAGCGGAAATAACGAAACGAAAATTTTTGCAAACTCTTACTTACGAGAAAATAACCCTAAATACTGAAACGCTCGAAGGGGAAAGAGGGACGTCAAACGTTTCTTCAATAGAAATAACATTAGCAAAATAA
- a CDS encoding aldehyde dehydrogenase family protein — protein sequence MVSENFLRLKESVFDELGIKISNSGIFVGKWIPLDGHDTIESRSPINGELLSKVSVANRKDYDQMMSFSEKVFKEWREIPAPKRGEIIMSVGKAIQDKKKALGAMVTMEAGKIKSEGEGEIQEMIDVSYFATGISRQLYGLTMASERPDHMLFEQWNPLGMVGVITSFNFPASVWSWNAFIAAVAGDSVVWKPSSKACLTAIAVSRVVSEALSDAGSPPIFSLLVSRGSDGGEWISRDPRIPLVSFTGSTDVGRNLYGKVASRLGRVILELGGNNGVIVSDKCNLDLAIKGISFGSLGTAGQRCTTTRRAIVHEKIYDEFVSKLKRVYSSVKIGDPSSDDVIVGPLIDRTAEKNFLNAVEKAKSEGGNVVYGGTRADIQGLENGNYVVPAIIEANENMEIVKKETFAPILYVMKYRDFDEALRIHNSVPQGLSSAIFTNDINEEGRFLSPRGSDCGLININTSTSGAEIGGAFGGEKDTGLGRESGSDSWKYYMRRQTVTRNYGKTIPLSQGVVFNADER from the coding sequence ATGGTTAGTGAAAATTTTCTTAGGCTAAAAGAAAGCGTTTTTGATGAACTCGGAATAAAAATATCGAATTCTGGAATATTTGTAGGAAAATGGATCCCATTGGACGGTCACGACACAATAGAATCAAGGAGTCCCATCAATGGCGAACTTCTTTCCAAGGTTTCAGTGGCCAATAGAAAAGATTACGATCAGATGATGTCTTTTTCAGAAAAGGTGTTCAAGGAATGGCGTGAAATACCCGCTCCCAAAAGGGGAGAAATTATTATGTCCGTTGGAAAGGCGATCCAGGATAAAAAGAAAGCACTTGGTGCTATGGTTACTATGGAAGCCGGCAAAATAAAGTCTGAAGGCGAGGGAGAGATCCAGGAGATGATCGACGTGTCTTATTTTGCTACAGGAATATCAAGACAGTTATACGGCCTTACCATGGCAAGTGAGCGGCCCGATCATATGCTGTTTGAGCAATGGAATCCACTTGGAATGGTAGGCGTGATTACCTCGTTCAACTTTCCTGCATCGGTGTGGTCATGGAATGCTTTCATAGCGGCTGTTGCGGGGGATAGCGTTGTTTGGAAACCGTCATCAAAGGCATGTCTTACTGCTATAGCAGTTTCGCGTGTGGTATCGGAAGCACTTTCAGATGCTGGTTCCCCACCTATATTCTCTTTGCTGGTGAGCAGGGGATCAGATGGCGGGGAATGGATATCTAGAGATCCAAGAATTCCATTGGTATCATTTACTGGGTCCACTGATGTTGGGCGGAATCTTTACGGTAAGGTTGCATCCAGGTTGGGGAGGGTCATTCTTGAACTTGGGGGAAACAATGGTGTAATTGTCTCTGACAAATGTAACCTTGATCTTGCCATCAAAGGAATATCTTTTGGTTCCTTGGGAACAGCTGGACAGAGATGCACTACCACCAGGAGAGCAATAGTTCATGAAAAAATTTACGATGAGTTTGTATCAAAATTGAAACGCGTTTATTCGAGCGTAAAGATCGGGGATCCCTCGTCTGATGATGTTATAGTTGGTCCCCTGATCGATAGGACTGCCGAGAAGAACTTTCTCAATGCCGTGGAAAAAGCTAAATCAGAAGGAGGAAACGTTGTCTATGGCGGAACTAGGGCCGATATTCAAGGTCTGGAAAATGGAAATTATGTTGTTCCGGCAATAATCGAAGCAAATGAAAACATGGAAATAGTTAAGAAGGAAACATTTGCTCCAATACTTTATGTAATGAAATACAGAGATTTTGACGAGGCGTTAAGGATACATAACTCGGTACCGCAGGGTCTCTCTTCTGCTATATTCACGAACGACATAAATGAAGAGGGACGCTTTCTTTCACCGCGCGGATCTGATTGCGGTCTTATAAACATAAACACAAGCACATCTGGAGCCGAAATTGGTGGCGCCTTCGGTGGTGAGAAGGATACCGGTCTCGGTAGAGAGAGTGGAAGCGATTCATGGAAATATTACATGCGGAGACAAACTGTAACCAGGAACTACGGAAAAACAATACCCCTATCACAGGGCGTAGTTTTCAATGCAGACGAGCGTTAA
- a CDS encoding MFS transporter produces the protein MDKDSKLIIALLTAVLMGAVDSTIVILALPTITVQLNAPLSISIWIILIYLLVIAVGTTQLGRLGDLLTRKKMFNTGIALFTIGSALCGASATIFELIAFRVLQGSGAAMIQANSGAIVADNFPPNKRGRVFGYTSVGYNSGAMIGIILGGVITTFIGWRYIFYINVPIGAFALYYALKYVKRGSPVANKLDLPGAFSLGGALILISYAATDISLHGVDLFNEMLILLGIAVIFVFLYIENKVKNPLLPKKIFHIRILSFSIMASFFQSLGFLAVVFIIIMYLQGIRGLTPFYSSLLLLPGYVVGSILGPLFGRLTDRIGSRIPATVGLSIMAFSVLVYITLTVVSPLYVILVASFFTGTGSSMFFPANNSAVMANSPREFYGMTSGFLRTMSNIGMLGSFVLAISIASLSVPRSVAFEVFAGIGKLLGNVTTEFMAGIHAALYVSLIILIIAAFLSFIRGKEHRSG, from the coding sequence ATGGATAAAGATTCGAAACTGATAATTGCATTATTGACTGCCGTGCTGATGGGTGCAGTTGATTCTACAATAGTGATACTTGCACTCCCAACTATAACTGTTCAACTTAATGCCCCACTTTCTATTTCAATATGGATAATACTGATCTACCTTCTTGTCATAGCTGTGGGAACAACTCAGTTGGGGAGATTGGGTGACTTACTGACGCGTAAGAAAATGTTCAACACTGGAATTGCTCTCTTCACTATTGGCTCAGCTTTATGTGGTGCTTCCGCAACTATTTTTGAACTCATTGCTTTCAGAGTATTACAGGGCAGTGGCGCTGCTATGATACAGGCAAATAGCGGTGCAATAGTCGCGGACAATTTTCCGCCAAATAAGAGAGGGAGAGTGTTCGGATATACATCTGTCGGATACAATTCCGGCGCAATGATTGGCATAATTTTGGGTGGCGTTATCACTACATTTATAGGTTGGAGATATATTTTCTACATTAACGTGCCCATTGGCGCCTTCGCGCTGTATTATGCTTTGAAATATGTAAAACGTGGATCACCAGTAGCAAACAAACTTGATTTGCCTGGCGCATTTTCCCTTGGCGGCGCCTTGATCCTTATCTCATATGCTGCAACGGACATTTCCTTGCATGGGGTTGATCTATTCAATGAGATGCTCATACTTCTAGGGATCGCAGTCATATTCGTCTTCCTGTATATTGAGAACAAGGTCAAGAACCCATTACTTCCAAAAAAGATATTTCATATTAGAATCCTCAGTTTTTCCATAATGGCTTCATTTTTTCAAAGCTTAGGTTTTTTGGCTGTCGTGTTCATCATAATAATGTATCTTCAAGGAATCAGGGGATTAACGCCATTTTATAGTTCACTTCTTCTCCTTCCAGGATATGTTGTCGGCAGCATTCTTGGCCCCCTTTTTGGCAGACTTACTGACAGGATCGGTTCAAGGATTCCTGCAACGGTCGGCTTAAGCATTATGGCCTTCTCGGTTCTTGTTTATATCACATTAACGGTTGTATCTCCTCTTTATGTGATACTTGTTGCCTCTTTTTTCACTGGTACTGGAAGTTCAATGTTCTTTCCGGCAAACAACAGCGCAGTCATGGCAAATTCACCAAGAGAATTTTATGGCATGACTTCGGGGTTTCTCAGAACCATGTCAAACATAGGTATGTTGGGTAGCTTTGTTCTTGCGATCTCTATTGCAAGCCTTAGTGTACCGAGAAGTGTTGCATTTGAAGTCTTTGCAGGCATTGGAAAGCTTCTTGGAAATGTCACAACAGAATTTATGGCTGGAATTCATGCAGCACTCTATGTTTCCCTTATCATTCTTATAATAGCTGCATTTCTTTCATTTATTAGGGGAAAGGAGCACAGATCTGGATGA
- a CDS encoding trypsin-like peptidase domain-containing protein — protein sequence MNAEDIQTKVIEVVDTVSKSVVQINSRKIKAYRNTLPLRTESTASGIILSTSGYVLTNNHVIDESQETEVIAPDGTILNAEIIGADSLTDLALLKTKANGMSPVKFADSDNLKAGQFAIAVGNALGLPGAPTVSLGVVSAIGRPMPWSDFIFEGLIQTDAAINPGNSGGPLADLSGNVIGINTAMIPFAQGVGFAIPSNTVNRVVEQILTSGRVVRPWLGISGIAVTDEISQRLKLPTKNGVMILRMTRGGPAHKSGLELYDTIVSINGMKVDSMRTLLSTLANIEIGETAEFTVIRKNKIVSAKIQMEEMPELYIENGNN from the coding sequence ATGAATGCTGAAGATATTCAGACTAAAGTTATTGAAGTAGTGGATACCGTTAGTAAGAGCGTCGTACAGATAAACAGTAGAAAAATAAAAGCCTACAGAAATACTTTGCCTTTAAGAACAGAATCAACTGCAAGTGGAATAATACTAAGTACAAGTGGATACGTGTTAACAAACAACCATGTTATTGACGAATCCCAGGAAACTGAAGTAATCGCACCTGACGGTACTATCTTGAATGCTGAAATAATTGGTGCAGATTCGCTGACTGATTTAGCTCTATTAAAGACAAAAGCAAATGGAATGAGTCCAGTCAAATTTGCTGATTCTGATAACCTTAAGGCAGGCCAATTCGCGATAGCTGTTGGAAATGCTCTTGGGCTCCCCGGGGCTCCAACAGTTTCTCTCGGTGTAGTAAGTGCCATTGGAAGACCAATGCCATGGTCCGATTTTATATTTGAAGGACTAATACAGACAGATGCCGCTATTAATCCTGGAAACAGTGGCGGACCACTTGCCGATCTGTCTGGAAATGTTATAGGCATAAACACGGCTATGATTCCATTTGCACAGGGTGTAGGATTCGCAATACCATCGAACACAGTTAACAGGGTAGTAGAGCAGATACTCACATCTGGACGTGTCGTTCGACCATGGCTTGGCATTTCTGGAATTGCAGTAACGGATGAAATATCCCAGCGACTCAAATTGCCCACAAAAAATGGCGTAATGATATTGAGAATGACGCGCGGCGGACCTGCCCATAAATCCGGCCTGGAGTTATACGACACAATAGTTTCAATCAATGGAATGAAGGTAGACTCTATGAGGACCTTGCTTTCAACACTTGCGAATATAGAAATAGGTGAAACTGCGGAATTTACTGTGATAAGGAAAAATAAAATAGTCTCCGCTAAAATACAAATGGAGGAAATGCCGGAGTTGTATATTGAAAACGGAAATAACTAA
- a CDS encoding polyprenyl synthetase family protein has translation MTDFQEWQSGLHGIVSEINKRLLESIDTTQKDLSRMAKYTIEAGGKRFRPLLTVLAYEISCDKPFEDILDLAVGYELIHTASLVHDDIIDAANSRRGKPSLNAIDGINNAIVVGDYLFAKAYELGSRYGPEVSRIMANGSTHLAEGQITEAMNLGNLEISEDTYFDIISNKTARFFEACALGATTAANASESIALNLKDFAYNLGMAFQVTDDILDVVGDTKKIGKPTFTDFRHNAITLPLIHAISKSGDDFKEELRHGEQTNDSASENKIREKIIETGSIDYSFSVAKKFTNKALNALKDTGKSPDLALLVELGMSVMERIDEMQ, from the coding sequence ATGACTGACTTTCAGGAATGGCAATCCGGCTTGCATGGTATTGTATCCGAAATAAACAAGCGGTTGCTTGAGAGTATAGATACTACCCAAAAAGATCTTAGCCGGATGGCGAAGTATACAATTGAAGCGGGTGGAAAACGCTTTAGGCCACTGCTTACTGTTCTTGCATATGAAATTAGTTGTGATAAGCCTTTTGAGGATATTCTTGATTTGGCGGTCGGCTACGAGCTCATTCACACAGCAAGCCTTGTTCATGATGACATCATTGATGCTGCGAATTCAAGGCGGGGAAAACCGTCATTGAACGCTATTGACGGTATAAACAACGCCATAGTTGTAGGAGATTACTTGTTTGCCAAGGCGTATGAACTGGGTTCCCGGTATGGCCCAGAGGTTTCTAGAATAATGGCCAACGGATCCACTCACCTGGCGGAAGGGCAGATAACGGAAGCCATGAATCTTGGTAATCTGGAAATAAGTGAAGATACTTATTTTGATATTATTAGCAATAAAACTGCTAGATTCTTTGAGGCATGTGCTCTAGGTGCCACAACAGCCGCAAACGCATCTGAATCAATAGCTCTTAATCTGAAAGATTTTGCATACAATTTAGGCATGGCTTTTCAGGTGACCGATGATATACTGGATGTTGTTGGGGATACCAAGAAGATCGGAAAGCCTACGTTCACGGACTTCAGGCATAATGCCATAACTCTACCTCTCATTCATGCTATCAGTAAATCTGGTGATGATTTTAAGGAGGAACTCAGGCATGGAGAGCAAACCAACGATTCTGCATCAGAAAATAAGATACGCGAAAAGATAATAGAGACAGGATCAATAGATTATTCCTTCTCTGTGGCAAAGAAATTTACTAATAAAGCGTTAAATGCACTCAAGGATACCGGCAAATCTCCGGATCTTGCTCTACTGGTTGAACTAGGCATGTCTGTTATGGAAAGGATAGACGAGATGCAGTAG
- a CDS encoding TIGR00266 family protein — MANYEIVGNEVQYLKVGLNQGESMFIEPGHLIYKTQGARLDTQSGGLRGAFSHMLAGSAIFLLKVEGPGEFGSAGFLPGKIQRIDLNGNSVLAEFNAFLCMDSTVNYSTKFAGMWQGVFGGEGFFLEKFTGTGALMLHGHGHVIEMNLKPGEEIQVELSHVLAFDDSVQYNVSRIGGLKTMVLAGMEGEGLFFANMVGPGRVWLHTISLFELAAKLVRR, encoded by the coding sequence ATGGCGAATTATGAGATTGTTGGGAATGAAGTGCAGTACCTGAAAGTGGGATTGAATCAAGGAGAATCAATGTTTATTGAACCAGGTCATCTTATTTACAAGACTCAGGGTGCAAGACTTGATACTCAGAGTGGTGGTCTAAGAGGGGCATTTTCTCATATGCTCGCTGGTTCCGCCATTTTCTTGCTGAAAGTTGAGGGACCCGGTGAATTCGGGTCCGCAGGTTTTTTGCCTGGCAAGATACAGAGGATAGATTTGAATGGAAATTCAGTATTGGCTGAATTCAACGCCTTTCTGTGCATGGACTCAACGGTAAATTACTCCACAAAATTTGCTGGGATGTGGCAAGGGGTATTCGGTGGCGAGGGTTTTTTCCTTGAAAAATTCACAGGAACTGGTGCATTAATGCTTCATGGTCACGGCCATGTAATAGAAATGAATCTCAAACCTGGAGAGGAGATACAGGTAGAATTGAGCCATGTCCTTGCCTTTGATGATTCAGTTCAGTATAACGTATCAAGAATAGGTGGTCTTAAGACAATGGTCTTGGCAGGAATGGAGGGAGAAGGTCTCTTCTTTGCAAACATGGTTGGTCCAGGACGAGTCTGGCTTCACACGATTTCGCTCTTTGAACTTGCGGCCAAGCTTGTTCGGAGATAA
- a CDS encoding helix-turn-helix transcriptional regulator — MVSTSQSPLPDGNGLIEKNKMNGYILPIELASLSSNIHSEIHVLNDRWTLPIIFLLEKEKRMRFSQIKRSLRGIGGRSLSRALTSLESVYLIDRTVTDSNPPAVYYSLSTKGVSLVPILLELFEWKDRLESKPYPATEEIVIKEPTHIKKESVTR; from the coding sequence ATGGTTTCAACAAGTCAATCACCCCTCCCTGACGGAAATGGTCTCATCGAGAAGAATAAGATGAACGGTTACATCTTACCGATCGAATTGGCAAGTCTTTCTAGCAACATTCATAGCGAAATCCACGTACTTAATGATCGATGGACTTTACCAATCATTTTTTTGCTTGAAAAAGAAAAAAGAATGCGATTTTCACAAATAAAAAGATCACTTAGGGGAATAGGTGGTCGCAGTTTATCAAGGGCCCTCACTTCACTTGAATCTGTTTATCTAATCGATAGAACAGTAACCGATTCAAACCCGCCTGCTGTATATTATTCACTCTCCACTAAGGGAGTAAGCCTTGTCCCTATACTACTGGAACTTTTTGAATGGAAGGATAGGTTGGAATCTAAACCTTATCCTGCAACAGAGGAGATCGTGATAAAGGAACCTACGCATATCAAAAAAGAATCCGTTACAAGATAA